A stretch of the Alnus glutinosa chromosome 6, dhAlnGlut1.1, whole genome shotgun sequence genome encodes the following:
- the LOC133872072 gene encoding tRNA (cytosine(38)-C(5))-methyltransferase 2 isoform X2, with amino-acid sequence MAEGSHKQPQDEPCRVLEFYSGIGGMRYSLMKAGVNAKVVEAFDINDKANDVYEHNFGHRPHQSLTAANLDSYGAHAWLLSPPCQPYTRQGLQKHSGDARALSFLKILELIPHTSQPPSMLFVENVVGFETSDTHTEMIDILAKTNFVVQEFILSPLQFGIPYSRPRYFCLAKRKPSSFQNQLLNNRLLWSPSPLFGCDDNTVAIEHDQSQESWDKLLQSCEPVEKFLEFKNHSDQMVTESVFLGSTIVPIDAYGALEKSDNANTHNDNSLNQYLVPLSLIERWGNVMDIVYPDSKRCCCFTKSYYRYVKGTGSLLATVQPKKKGKSSSLKEQCLRFFTPREVANLHYFPEDFHFPQHISLRQRYALLGNSLSIAVVAPLLRYLFEEPPVQNMQIFPSNGAYIHS; translated from the exons ATGGCGGAGGGTTCTCACAAGCAGCCACAAGACGAGCCCTGTAGAGTCCTCGAATTCTACAGTGGCATTGGTGGCATG AGGTACTCGCTGATGAAGGCGGGCGTGAATGCGAAAGTAGTGGAAGCCTTCGATATAAACGACAAAGCCAACGATGTCTACGAGCACAACTTTGGTCACCGTCCCCATCAG AGCCTGACGGCTGCTAATCTCGACAGCTATGGGGCGCATGCGTGGCTTCTTTCTCCTCCATGCCAACCTTACACTCGGCAAG GTCTCCAAAAGCACTCCGGTGATGCTAGGGCATTGTCTTTTCTCAAGATTCTTGAACTTATACCACATACATCACAGCCTCCAAGTATGTTATTTGTGGAAAATGTTGTTGGATTTGAG ACATCTGATACGCACACTGAAATGATTGATATATTGGCAAAAACAAACTTTGTTGTACAGGAGTTCATATTGAGCCCTTTACAATTTGGCATCCCATATTCCAGGCCACGTTATTTTTGCctg GCAAAAAGGAAACCTTCATCTTTTCAAAATCAACTCCTCAATAACAGGCTGCTTTGGTCCCCAAGCCCATTGTTTGGGTGTGATGATAACACTGTGGCCATTGAACATGATCAATCACAAGAGAGCTGGGATAAATTGCTCCAGTCATGTGAGCCAGTAGAGAAATTTCTTGAATTCAAGAATCATAGCGACCAAATGGTTACCGAATCTGTTTTTTTGGGCAGCACCATTGTTCCTATAGATGCTTATGGAGCTCTGGAGAAAAGCGATAATGCGAATACCCATAATGATAATTCTTTAAACCAGTACCTTGTTCCATTAAGCTTGATAGAGCGGTGGGGAAATGTTATGG ATATTGTCTATCCTGATTCAAAGCGTTGCTGTTGTTTTACCAAAAGTTATTATCGGTATGTGAAGGGGACTGGCTCACTTTTGGCTACTGTCCAG CCAAAGAAGAAAGGCAAATCATCTTCATTGAAGGAGCAGTGCCTCAGATTTTTTACTCCTAGGGAG GTTGCTAATCTACATTATTTTCCGGAAGACTTTCACTTTCCGCAGCACATAAGTCTTAGACAACG GTATGCATTGCTGGGTAACAGTTTAAGTATAGCAGTGGTTGCTCCCTTACTCCGATATttatttgaggaaccacctGTTCAAAACATGCAGATTTTTCCTTCCAATGGTGCATATATCCATAGCTAA
- the LOC133872072 gene encoding tRNA (cytosine(38)-C(5))-methyltransferase 2 isoform X1: MAEGSHKQPQDEPCRVLEFYSGIGGMRYSLMKAGVNAKVVEAFDINDKANDVYEHNFGHRPHQGNIQSLTAANLDSYGAHAWLLSPPCQPYTRQGLQKHSGDARALSFLKILELIPHTSQPPSMLFVENVVGFETSDTHTEMIDILAKTNFVVQEFILSPLQFGIPYSRPRYFCLAKRKPSSFQNQLLNNRLLWSPSPLFGCDDNTVAIEHDQSQESWDKLLQSCEPVEKFLEFKNHSDQMVTESVFLGSTIVPIDAYGALEKSDNANTHNDNSLNQYLVPLSLIERWGNVMDIVYPDSKRCCCFTKSYYRYVKGTGSLLATVQPKKKGKSSSLKEQCLRFFTPREVANLHYFPEDFHFPQHISLRQRYALLGNSLSIAVVAPLLRYLFEEPPVQNMQIFPSNGAYIHS; this comes from the exons ATGGCGGAGGGTTCTCACAAGCAGCCACAAGACGAGCCCTGTAGAGTCCTCGAATTCTACAGTGGCATTGGTGGCATG AGGTACTCGCTGATGAAGGCGGGCGTGAATGCGAAAGTAGTGGAAGCCTTCGATATAAACGACAAAGCCAACGATGTCTACGAGCACAACTTTGGTCACCGTCCCCATCAG GGTAATATTCAGAGCCTGACGGCTGCTAATCTCGACAGCTATGGGGCGCATGCGTGGCTTCTTTCTCCTCCATGCCAACCTTACACTCGGCAAG GTCTCCAAAAGCACTCCGGTGATGCTAGGGCATTGTCTTTTCTCAAGATTCTTGAACTTATACCACATACATCACAGCCTCCAAGTATGTTATTTGTGGAAAATGTTGTTGGATTTGAG ACATCTGATACGCACACTGAAATGATTGATATATTGGCAAAAACAAACTTTGTTGTACAGGAGTTCATATTGAGCCCTTTACAATTTGGCATCCCATATTCCAGGCCACGTTATTTTTGCctg GCAAAAAGGAAACCTTCATCTTTTCAAAATCAACTCCTCAATAACAGGCTGCTTTGGTCCCCAAGCCCATTGTTTGGGTGTGATGATAACACTGTGGCCATTGAACATGATCAATCACAAGAGAGCTGGGATAAATTGCTCCAGTCATGTGAGCCAGTAGAGAAATTTCTTGAATTCAAGAATCATAGCGACCAAATGGTTACCGAATCTGTTTTTTTGGGCAGCACCATTGTTCCTATAGATGCTTATGGAGCTCTGGAGAAAAGCGATAATGCGAATACCCATAATGATAATTCTTTAAACCAGTACCTTGTTCCATTAAGCTTGATAGAGCGGTGGGGAAATGTTATGG ATATTGTCTATCCTGATTCAAAGCGTTGCTGTTGTTTTACCAAAAGTTATTATCGGTATGTGAAGGGGACTGGCTCACTTTTGGCTACTGTCCAG CCAAAGAAGAAAGGCAAATCATCTTCATTGAAGGAGCAGTGCCTCAGATTTTTTACTCCTAGGGAG GTTGCTAATCTACATTATTTTCCGGAAGACTTTCACTTTCCGCAGCACATAAGTCTTAGACAACG GTATGCATTGCTGGGTAACAGTTTAAGTATAGCAGTGGTTGCTCCCTTACTCCGATATttatttgaggaaccacctGTTCAAAACATGCAGATTTTTCCTTCCAATGGTGCATATATCCATAGCTAA
- the LOC133872072 gene encoding tRNA (cytosine(38)-C(5))-methyltransferase 2 isoform X3, with translation MSTSTTLVTVPISYGAHAWLLSPPCQPYTRQGLQKHSGDARALSFLKILELIPHTSQPPSMLFVENVVGFETSDTHTEMIDILAKTNFVVQEFILSPLQFGIPYSRPRYFCLAKRKPSSFQNQLLNNRLLWSPSPLFGCDDNTVAIEHDQSQESWDKLLQSCEPVEKFLEFKNHSDQMVTESVFLGSTIVPIDAYGALEKSDNANTHNDNSLNQYLVPLSLIERWGNVMDIVYPDSKRCCCFTKSYYRYVKGTGSLLATVQPKKKGKSSSLKEQCLRFFTPREVANLHYFPEDFHFPQHISLRQRYALLGNSLSIAVVAPLLRYLFEEPPVQNMQIFPSNGAYIHS, from the exons ATGTCTACGAGCACAACTTTGGTCACCGTCCCCATCAG CTATGGGGCGCATGCGTGGCTTCTTTCTCCTCCATGCCAACCTTACACTCGGCAAG GTCTCCAAAAGCACTCCGGTGATGCTAGGGCATTGTCTTTTCTCAAGATTCTTGAACTTATACCACATACATCACAGCCTCCAAGTATGTTATTTGTGGAAAATGTTGTTGGATTTGAG ACATCTGATACGCACACTGAAATGATTGATATATTGGCAAAAACAAACTTTGTTGTACAGGAGTTCATATTGAGCCCTTTACAATTTGGCATCCCATATTCCAGGCCACGTTATTTTTGCctg GCAAAAAGGAAACCTTCATCTTTTCAAAATCAACTCCTCAATAACAGGCTGCTTTGGTCCCCAAGCCCATTGTTTGGGTGTGATGATAACACTGTGGCCATTGAACATGATCAATCACAAGAGAGCTGGGATAAATTGCTCCAGTCATGTGAGCCAGTAGAGAAATTTCTTGAATTCAAGAATCATAGCGACCAAATGGTTACCGAATCTGTTTTTTTGGGCAGCACCATTGTTCCTATAGATGCTTATGGAGCTCTGGAGAAAAGCGATAATGCGAATACCCATAATGATAATTCTTTAAACCAGTACCTTGTTCCATTAAGCTTGATAGAGCGGTGGGGAAATGTTATGG ATATTGTCTATCCTGATTCAAAGCGTTGCTGTTGTTTTACCAAAAGTTATTATCGGTATGTGAAGGGGACTGGCTCACTTTTGGCTACTGTCCAG CCAAAGAAGAAAGGCAAATCATCTTCATTGAAGGAGCAGTGCCTCAGATTTTTTACTCCTAGGGAG GTTGCTAATCTACATTATTTTCCGGAAGACTTTCACTTTCCGCAGCACATAAGTCTTAGACAACG GTATGCATTGCTGGGTAACAGTTTAAGTATAGCAGTGGTTGCTCCCTTACTCCGATATttatttgaggaaccacctGTTCAAAACATGCAGATTTTTCCTTCCAATGGTGCATATATCCATAGCTAA